Proteins encoded in a region of the Geobacillus genomosp. 3 genome:
- a CDS encoding PepSY domain-containing protein — MAWKKWIVGAAVGAAAICAVRAAAKPALLTPERALAMAKASLGGRRAIRGSWIQSAPEQYEKNGLTYTVYRGGVCRDDGDAEFFVNAYTGAVIEAKPL; from the coding sequence ATGGCTTGGAAAAAATGGATCGTTGGCGCCGCAGTGGGCGCCGCCGCCATCTGCGCCGTCCGCGCCGCCGCAAAGCCGGCGCTTCTCACGCCGGAACGAGCGCTCGCGATGGCGAAAGCCTCGCTTGGCGGACGGCGCGCCATTCGCGGCTCATGGATTCAGTCCGCTCCGGAGCAGTATGAGAAAAACGGATTGACGTACACCGTTTATCGCGGCGGCGTTTGCCGCGACGACGGGGATGCGGAGTTTTTCGTCAACGCCTACACCGGCGCGGTCATCGAGGCCAAACCGTTATAG
- a CDS encoding YtnP family quorum-quenching lactonase — MEQLKIGQITLTWLNGGVTHLDGGAMFGVVPKPLWSKKYPPNDNNQIELRTDPILVEAGGKRLLIESGIGNGKLTDKQKRNFGVTEESSLDESLAELGLARRDIDIVIMTHLHFDHACGLTVWEDGRLVPAFPRAAVIVSDVEWDEMRAPNIRSRNTYWKENWEPIADRVVPFANETEVVPGIRLIHTGGHSAGHAIVVIESDGEMAIHLGDLLGTHAHQNVLWVMAYDDYPMDSIFAKQQWLPYGIERNAWFTFYHDAYYRAVKWQADGAIAAAVKRNRPPL; from the coding sequence ATGGAACAGCTGAAAATCGGGCAAATCACATTGACATGGCTGAACGGAGGCGTCACCCACTTGGACGGCGGGGCGATGTTTGGCGTCGTTCCGAAGCCGCTTTGGTCGAAAAAGTATCCGCCAAACGACAACAACCAAATTGAGCTGCGCACCGACCCGATTTTGGTCGAAGCGGGCGGCAAGCGGCTGCTCATTGAATCCGGCATCGGCAACGGCAAGCTGACCGACAAGCAAAAGCGCAACTTCGGCGTCACCGAAGAATCGTCGCTCGATGAGTCGCTTGCCGAGCTCGGCTTGGCGCGCCGCGACATTGACATCGTCATCATGACGCACCTTCATTTTGATCATGCGTGCGGCTTGACGGTGTGGGAAGACGGACGGCTCGTGCCGGCTTTTCCGCGCGCGGCGGTCATCGTGTCGGATGTCGAGTGGGACGAGATGCGGGCTCCGAACATCCGCTCGCGCAACACGTATTGGAAAGAAAATTGGGAGCCGATTGCCGACCGCGTCGTTCCGTTTGCGAACGAGACTGAAGTCGTTCCGGGAATCCGCCTTATACATACCGGCGGGCATAGCGCCGGCCATGCGATCGTGGTGATCGAATCGGACGGGGAGATGGCGATTCATCTCGGCGATTTGCTTGGCACGCATGCCCATCAAAACGTCCTTTGGGTGATGGCGTACGACGACTACCCGATGGACTCCATTTTTGCCAAACAGCAATGGCTCCCGTACGGCATAGAACGAAACGCCTGGTTTACGTTTTACCATGACGCCTATTACCGGGCGGTGAAATGGCAGGCGGACGGGGCGATCGCCGCGGCGGTGAAGCGGAACCGGCCGCCGCTATAA